In Haloimpatiens massiliensis, the following are encoded in one genomic region:
- a CDS encoding glucose-6-phosphate isomerase has protein sequence MIKGLKLDLSKTSPYLKEQEIMNLQPMVTAAHQMLHKGTGEGSDFLGWVELPQNYDKEEFQRIKKAASKIRSNSEALIVIGIGGSYLGARAAIEMLSHTFSNSLTKEKRKNPLIFYVGNNISSTYMADLLETVENMDISVNVISKSGTTTEPAIAFRIFKELLEKKYGKTGAKERIFATTDKKKGALKTLADNEGYETFVVPDDVGGRFSVLTAVGLLPIAVAGIDIDEMLTGARDAKEKYITDDINDNECYKYAAARNALYNKGKKVEMMINYEPAVHYFGEWWKQLYGESEGKDGKGIFPAAADFSTDLHSMGQYIQDGLRNLFETVINVENPRKNIQIKAIEEDLDGLNFLAGKHMDYVNKQAFRGTLLAHNDGGVPNIVLNVPELTPYYFGYMVYFFEKACAISGYLLGVNPFNQPGVEAYKKNMFALLGKPGYEDMKEELEKRL, from the coding sequence ATGATAAAGGGATTAAAATTAGATTTAAGTAAAACAAGTCCTTATTTAAAAGAACAGGAAATAATGAATTTACAGCCAATGGTAACAGCTGCTCACCAAATGCTTCATAAGGGTACAGGTGAAGGAAGTGATTTTTTAGGATGGGTAGAATTGCCACAAAACTACGATAAAGAAGAATTTCAAAGAATAAAAAAAGCTGCATCAAAAATAAGAAGTAATTCAGAAGCATTAATAGTTATAGGTATAGGTGGATCATATTTAGGTGCAAGAGCAGCTATAGAAATGTTAAGCCATACATTTAGTAATTCACTAACTAAAGAAAAGAGAAAGAATCCGTTAATATTTTATGTAGGTAATAATATAAGTTCTACATACATGGCAGATTTGTTAGAAACTGTAGAAAACATGGACATTTCAGTTAATGTAATATCAAAATCAGGTACTACTACAGAGCCAGCTATAGCCTTTAGAATATTTAAAGAGCTTTTAGAAAAGAAATATGGAAAAACTGGAGCTAAAGAAAGAATATTTGCAACTACAGATAAGAAAAAAGGAGCACTTAAAACTTTAGCAGATAATGAAGGATATGAAACTTTTGTAGTTCCTGATGATGTAGGAGGAAGATTTTCTGTTTTAACAGCAGTTGGGCTTTTACCAATAGCAGTAGCTGGAATAGATATAGATGAAATGCTTACAGGAGCTAGAGATGCAAAAGAAAAGTACATTACAGATGACATAAATGACAACGAGTGTTATAAGTATGCAGCTGCAAGAAATGCCTTATATAATAAGGGTAAAAAAGTAGAAATGATGATAAATTATGAGCCAGCAGTTCATTACTTTGGTGAATGGTGGAAACAATTATATGGGGAAAGTGAAGGAAAAGATGGAAAAGGAATATTCCCAGCAGCAGCAGATTTTTCAACAGATCTTCATTCTATGGGACAATACATTCAAGATGGACTAAGAAACTTATTTGAAACTGTTATAAATGTAGAAAATCCAAGAAAAAATATTCAAATTAAAGCTATTGAAGAGGATTTAGATGGACTAAATTTCCTTGCAGGAAAACATATGGATTATGTAAATAAGCAAGCATTTAGAGGAACATTACTCGCTCATAATGATGGAGGAGTTCCTAATATAGTTTTAAATGTACCAGAATTAACACCATACTATTTTGGATATATGGTATATTTCTTTGAAAAAGCTTGTGCCATAAGTGGATATTTATTAGGAGTAAATCCATTCAATCAACCAGGAGTTGAGGCATACAAGAAAAATATGTTTGCTCTTCTTGGTAAACCAGGCTATGAAGATATGAAAGAAGAACTAGAGAAAAGACTTTAA
- a CDS encoding YaiI/YqxD family protein: MKILVDADACPGRDVIERAAEENGIEVIMFCDLNHVIDSSYSKIIYADSGFQSVDMKLANEAKKGDIVVTQDFGVATMALSKRAYAIGPKGYIYNDDNIDKLLFERHISSKVRRAGGKTSNAKKRSKEDDKRLYENLKFLIEKSLSAIDYI, encoded by the coding sequence ATGAAAATTTTAGTAGATGCAGATGCTTGTCCAGGAAGAGATGTTATAGAGAGAGCTGCTGAAGAAAATGGTATAGAAGTAATTATGTTTTGTGACTTGAATCATGTTATTGATAGTAGTTATAGTAAGATTATATATGCAGATAGTGGTTTTCAAAGTGTTGATATGAAGTTAGCTAATGAAGCTAAAAAGGGAGATATAGTTGTAACTCAAGATTTTGGAGTGGCAACAATGGCATTATCTAAGAGGGCCTATGCCATTGGACCTAAAGGGTATATATATAATGATGATAATATCGATAAACTTTTATTTGAAAGACATATTTCATCTAAGGTCAGAAGAGCTGGCGGAAAAACTAGCAATGCTAAAAAAAGAAGTAAAGAAGATGACAAAAGGCTTTATGAAAATTTAAAGTTTTTAATAGAGAAATCACTATCTGCAATAGATTACATCTGA
- a CDS encoding trimeric intracellular cation channel family protein: MSTFVHVFRTSSIMILMNFFEILGTIAFAISGALLGVQKKLDIFGVSFLAMVTAVGGGIFRDIVIGTIPPAAFQDPKYCLISIGTAVITFHLHKDMNKLKNIILISDAIGLGIFTVIGGNAAFLHGVNGVFIVVSTGLFTGIGGGILRDVSVQHIPVVFRKEIYAVASILGALAFYLCYKYISKEASIYIGFIVTFTVRIISVKYNLNLPVCEQKHEDLTVG, encoded by the coding sequence ATGAGTACATTTGTACATGTTTTTAGAACCAGTAGTATTATGATATTGATGAATTTTTTCGAAATATTAGGTACTATTGCTTTTGCTATTTCGGGAGCTTTATTAGGAGTTCAAAAAAAACTTGATATTTTTGGAGTATCTTTTTTGGCTATGGTAACAGCTGTAGGTGGAGGAATATTTAGAGATATAGTTATAGGCACAATACCTCCAGCGGCTTTCCAAGATCCAAAGTATTGCTTAATAAGCATAGGTACTGCTGTAATAACTTTTCATCTTCATAAAGATATGAACAAGCTTAAAAATATAATATTAATATCAGATGCTATAGGGCTTGGCATATTTACTGTAATTGGAGGTAATGCAGCATTTTTGCATGGAGTAAATGGGGTATTTATAGTAGTATCAACAGGATTATTTACTGGTATTGGCGGAGGCATACTTAGGGATGTAAGTGTTCAGCATATACCGGTAGTTTTCAGAAAAGAAATATATGCTGTGGCATCTATTTTAGGAGCTTTAGCTTTTTATCTATGTTATAAGTATATATCCAAAGAAGCTTCAATTTATATAGGTTTTATTGTAACATTTACTGTACGAATAATCTCCGTAAAGTATAATTTAAACCTTCCCGTATGTGAGCAAAAGCATGAAGACTTAACGGTGGGTTAG
- a CDS encoding ROK family protein, whose protein sequence is MRIGIDLGGTSIKGGIVDEKGNIILQKNLKTIKGKDENGDIICNGIIQIIKELIKAKNASIDEIELIGLGVPGNIDYKRGIVGRCVNLGWENVHLGSILEKEFGKKVLIDNDANVAAGAEYLFGSSKNSKITLLVTLGTGVGSGAVLNGKIYRGINGAAMELGHTIVGENFYNCSCGNNGCLETFTSATAIIKYAIKLIEEGRETIITDSVNGELHNIDAKIVFDAARKGDLVALEVLNRFIKYLAIGINNAINILDLDSVVIGGGVSAGCDLFIDKLVSEINKIKLYKDTPLCTIRKATLGNSAGIIGAAMLDKI, encoded by the coding sequence ATGCGCATAGGTATTGATTTAGGTGGAACTAGTATTAAGGGTGGTATAGTAGATGAGAAGGGTAATATAATTTTACAAAAAAATTTAAAGACAATAAAAGGAAAAGATGAGAATGGAGATATAATTTGTAATGGCATAATACAAATTATAAAAGAGCTTATTAAAGCAAAAAATGCATCAATTGATGAAATAGAATTAATAGGTTTGGGGGTTCCAGGAAATATAGATTACAAAAGGGGTATAGTCGGAAGGTGTGTAAACTTAGGCTGGGAAAATGTACATTTAGGTAGCATATTAGAAAAGGAATTTGGTAAAAAAGTGCTTATTGATAATGATGCAAATGTGGCCGCTGGTGCTGAATATTTATTTGGAAGCTCAAAAAATAGTAAAATAACACTTTTAGTAACTTTAGGAACTGGTGTAGGCAGTGGAGCTGTATTAAATGGAAAGATATACAGGGGAATAAATGGAGCTGCCATGGAATTAGGTCACACCATTGTTGGAGAAAATTTTTATAATTGCTCCTGTGGAAATAATGGATGTCTAGAAACATTTACTTCTGCAACGGCTATAATTAAATATGCCATAAAACTAATTGAAGAAGGTAGAGAAACTATTATCACTGATAGTGTAAATGGAGAATTACATAATATAGATGCAAAAATAGTTTTTGATGCGGCTAGAAAAGGTGATTTAGTTGCTTTAGAGGTACTAAACAGATTTATAAAATATTTGGCTATTGGTATAAATAATGCAATAAATATTTTAGATTTAGATTCAGTTGTAATAGGCGGTGGGGTGTCTGCAGGGTGTGATTTGTTTATAGATAAATTAGTAAGTGAGATAAATAAAATCAAGTTATATAAAGATACTCCTCTTTGTACTATAAGAAAAGCTACTTTGGGAAATAGTGCTGGAATTATAGGAGCTGCTATGCTTGACAAGATATAA
- a CDS encoding triple tyrosine motif-containing protein — MNEINIRCSLESPQDKQKDILVTVEGAEEENLLYKFLIGRDGTWKTLRDFESDNNILWCPEEDGKYIIMVQAKKQDSRSSFDYVSKIEYIIGEDRERLINGLYINKEDVNLGDKITITVEGTKIPLMYRYWVREEDKWELIKEYSPENTLNWTVLKPGIQQVLVECKNLDSDNSCDDFQTVSFKVRDIRKLEITDFKCLTKNLLKGKEILFQVNASYEDSRMILYKFVKIYSDGSVKCIQDYSTKRNVSYVENEGGEFKLLCLAKDMYSTKEFDDRAIILYKVKQYEKVKIQAFTTDLSSPQICGTDIELKAIVKGGENLLYRFNIEGPENKDSGYIKSNKYIWKPEEIGNYNVVLYVKDEVFEGEYESKEGLEFNIDEISAEDVKIEDVIYEKRNAYLKKQVMNVQIEASGGIELKYSFIVRKGDREVEKINYGSCNWVNFTPEECGIYELEVMVKDKYSRREYDTHEVIHMEVKDYLPANIDYVLMDPREFYMVGDEIKLEVVCPETKDTMIKYALKINGHPVEETDYIYSKLYKMLPRCKGIYQLDMYAKNIKSTEEYDCKKSVRVCVNDCFPVTNTKLKSSRLSFKVNECVTFSVSSEGGRDVVYEFYLMEKGEWKRVQRYNRKEYYSFIPFSQGIYKILVLSKSRYKKQAYEDYDSFQFLVEEPKDQHKMEKSDEVDVYV, encoded by the coding sequence ATGAACGAAATAAATATTAGGTGTAGTTTAGAAAGTCCTCAAGATAAGCAAAAGGATATATTAGTTACAGTAGAAGGGGCAGAAGAGGAAAATTTACTTTATAAGTTTCTTATAGGTAGAGATGGTACATGGAAAACATTAAGAGATTTTGAAAGTGATAATAATATTTTATGGTGCCCAGAAGAGGATGGTAAATATATAATAATGGTACAAGCTAAAAAACAGGATAGTAGAAGTAGTTTTGATTATGTAAGTAAAATAGAGTACATTATAGGTGAAGATAGAGAAAGGTTAATAAATGGGTTATATATAAATAAGGAAGATGTAAACTTAGGAGATAAAATAACTATTACTGTGGAAGGAACTAAAATTCCTTTAATGTATAGATATTGGGTTAGAGAAGAGGATAAATGGGAATTAATAAAAGAGTATTCACCAGAAAATACATTAAATTGGACTGTTTTAAAGCCTGGTATACAGCAGGTTTTAGTGGAATGCAAAAATTTAGATTCAGATAATAGTTGTGATGATTTCCAAACTGTGTCTTTTAAAGTAAGAGATATAAGAAAGCTTGAAATAACCGACTTTAAGTGCTTAACTAAAAATTTATTAAAGGGAAAAGAAATATTATTTCAAGTAAACGCTTCTTATGAAGATAGCAGGATGATCCTATATAAATTTGTAAAAATATATTCAGATGGAAGTGTAAAATGCATTCAAGATTATTCTACTAAAAGAAATGTGTCTTATGTAGAAAATGAAGGTGGGGAATTTAAACTTCTATGTCTTGCTAAGGATATGTACTCCACAAAAGAATTTGATGATAGAGCTATTATACTTTATAAAGTTAAACAATATGAAAAAGTTAAGATACAAGCTTTTACTACAGATTTAAGCTCACCTCAAATATGTGGTACAGATATAGAGCTTAAAGCTATAGTTAAAGGCGGAGAAAATTTATTATATAGATTTAATATAGAGGGTCCAGAGAATAAAGATTCAGGATATATTAAAAGTAATAAGTATATATGGAAACCAGAAGAAATAGGAAATTATAATGTAGTACTATATGTGAAAGATGAAGTCTTTGAAGGGGAGTATGAGAGCAAGGAGGGCTTGGAATTCAATATAGATGAAATAAGTGCGGAAGACGTTAAAATAGAAGATGTAATTTATGAAAAGAGAAATGCTTATTTAAAAAAGCAAGTTATGAATGTACAGATAGAAGCTTCAGGTGGAATAGAACTTAAATATAGTTTTATTGTAAGAAAAGGTGATAGGGAAGTTGAAAAAATAAATTATGGAAGCTGTAATTGGGTGAATTTCACTCCAGAGGAATGTGGTATTTATGAATTAGAAGTAATGGTTAAGGACAAATATTCTAGAAGAGAATATGACACTCATGAAGTAATTCATATGGAAGTAAAAGATTACTTACCAGCTAATATAGATTATGTACTTATGGATCCTAGAGAATTTTATATGGTAGGGGATGAAATAAAATTAGAAGTAGTATGTCCAGAAACAAAGGATACTATGATTAAGTATGCATTAAAGATAAATGGGCATCCTGTTGAGGAAACGGATTATATATATAGTAAATTGTATAAAATGCTGCCAAGATGCAAGGGCATTTATCAGTTAGATATGTATGCAAAAAATATAAAGAGCACTGAGGAATATGATTGTAAAAAATCCGTTAGAGTATGTGTTAATGATTGTTTCCCAGTAACTAACACAAAATTAAAAAGTAGTAGATTATCTTTTAAAGTAAATGAATGTGTAACTTTTTCTGTTAGTAGTGAAGGCGGAAGAGATGTGGTATACGAATTTTATTTAATGGAAAAGGGAGAATGGAAAAGAGTCCAAAGATATAATAGAAAAGAGTATTATAGTTTTATTCCCTTTTCACAGGGTATATACAAGATATTAGTACTTTCAAAAAGCAGATATAAAAAGCAGGCTTATGAGGATTATGATAGTTTTCAGTTTTTAGTAGAGGAACCTAAAGATCAACATAAGATGGAAAAATCGGATGAAGTGGATGTGTATGTATAA
- a CDS encoding transposase, translated as MYQRQEIFNIIELFTSQKLINFYTKIFDNLDLSPLPDRVPSKYGPTGFSRHALFRAFIVMKCEKFAQITDLKDFLENNLIIAQLCGFNILKSLPSYWVFQRFIKNLSNSYLKEIMKNQVNVLKELGFIDNNFVSVDATPVKANTKFNNPKSFSSNKFSKKNPPSSDKDCKLGVHTANNSLNVQVSEDKPNKSKKNYEFYWGYKNHVICDAISGLPIAEFTTTADINEISNFIEILTATNEWFSLKDSYIIADKGYDSKQNHDFIRNTLKGLAFIALNKRGTKKNSLTSTGNVICNGGLAMHKDGKQYFDSYIKQKFCCPYRKSKDDSLCPCKHKKYFNGKKNRGCVKYISIGTDYRASINRDSIFFKKIYSLRTESERYNSRWKNLNTEQAHVRNINSVTNLNTIGHICLLTVALAAIKSDCIDKSKSLSGFKRTA; from the coding sequence ATGTACCAACGTCAAGAAATCTTTAACATAATTGAACTTTTTACTTCTCAAAAGCTTATCAATTTTTATACAAAAATCTTTGATAATCTTGATTTATCTCCATTACCCGATAGGGTTCCTTCTAAATATGGCCCTACTGGATTTTCACGCCATGCTCTTTTTAGAGCTTTCATCGTCATGAAATGTGAGAAGTTTGCCCAAATTACTGATCTTAAAGATTTTTTAGAAAATAATTTAATTATAGCCCAACTTTGTGGTTTTAACATTCTTAAATCTTTACCTTCATACTGGGTTTTTCAGAGATTTATTAAAAATTTATCTAACTCTTATCTTAAAGAAATCATGAAAAATCAAGTTAATGTTCTTAAGGAGTTAGGTTTTATTGATAACAATTTTGTATCTGTTGATGCCACTCCTGTTAAAGCTAATACTAAATTTAATAATCCCAAATCTTTTTCAAGTAACAAGTTTTCTAAAAAGAATCCTCCATCTTCTGATAAAGATTGTAAACTAGGAGTTCATACTGCTAATAACTCCTTGAATGTTCAAGTTTCAGAGGATAAACCCAATAAATCAAAGAAAAATTATGAATTTTACTGGGGATACAAAAATCATGTTATTTGTGATGCTATATCGGGTCTTCCTATTGCTGAATTTACTACAACTGCCGATATCAATGAAATTTCTAATTTTATAGAAATTCTTACTGCTACAAATGAATGGTTTTCACTAAAAGACAGTTACATTATTGCTGATAAAGGCTATGATTCAAAGCAAAATCATGATTTTATTCGTAACACCCTTAAAGGGCTTGCTTTCATTGCCTTAAATAAGCGTGGCACTAAGAAAAATAGTTTAACATCTACAGGTAATGTTATATGCAATGGCGGTTTAGCCATGCATAAAGATGGCAAACAATACTTTGATTCCTATATTAAGCAAAAATTCTGTTGTCCTTATAGAAAATCAAAAGATGATTCATTATGTCCATGTAAGCATAAAAAATATTTTAATGGTAAGAAAAACAGAGGTTGTGTAAAATACATAAGCATTGGAACTGATTATAGAGCTTCTATCAATCGTGATTCTATATTTTTCAAGAAAATATATAGCTTAAGAACTGAATCTGAAAGATACAATTCAAGATGGAAAAATCTCAATACTGAACAAGCTCATGTTAGAAATATTAACTCTGTTACTAATCTAAATACTATTGGACACATTTGCCTTTTAACCGTTGCACTTGCTGCTATAAAATCTGATTGTATAGATAAATCCAAATCCCTATCGGGATTTAAAAGAACAGCTTAA
- a CDS encoding lytic transglycosylase domain-containing protein: MKIEDTQNLLFMKMFMDSFSSQIGKDSPAFSVMLESMTKALEGNESFISQGNSLESKNVYSSEGASILSEEMKNTVSQIRNEINSEMRSQINSGNSSDKINKAIKNAAVKYGVEESFIRAVIMQESSFNPLSKSSAGAMGLMQLMPGTAASLGVANAYDIDQNVDGGTKYLKGLLESFGNCKEMALAAYNAGPNGVKRRGVTSPEEIYKLPRETRGYVDKVMKYYKGAL; the protein is encoded by the coding sequence ATGAAGATAGAAGATACACAAAATTTATTGTTTATGAAAATGTTTATGGATAGCTTTAGTAGTCAAATAGGAAAGGATTCTCCTGCATTTTCAGTTATGTTAGAAAGTATGACTAAAGCTTTAGAGGGAAATGAAAGTTTTATTTCACAAGGAAATAGTCTAGAGAGCAAAAATGTATATAGTTCTGAAGGTGCTAGCATATTGAGTGAAGAAATGAAAAATACAGTTAGCCAAATAAGAAATGAAATAAACAGTGAAATGAGAAGCCAAATAAATAGTGGAAATTCATCAGATAAAATTAATAAAGCAATAAAAAATGCTGCAGTCAAATATGGGGTGGAAGAAAGTTTTATAAGGGCAGTTATAATGCAAGAATCTTCTTTTAATCCATTGTCTAAATCTTCTGCTGGAGCTATGGGTCTTATGCAGCTTATGCCTGGCACAGCTGCATCTTTAGGAGTTGCAAATGCCTATGATATAGATCAAAACGTAGATGGAGGAACAAAATATTTAAAAGGTTTATTAGAGTCCTTTGGAAATTGTAAGGAGATGGCTTTGGCTGCATATAATGCAGGGCCTAATGGAGTTAAACGAAGAGGTGTTACATCTCCAGAAGAAATATATAAGTTACCTCGTGAAACTAGAGGTTATGTAGACAAAGTTATGAAATACTATAAGGGTGCTCTTTAG
- a CDS encoding pseudouridine synthase, with product MERLDKVLSNLGYGTRKEIKSLVKNGLVSIDGSVAKDNGMKVDPEKNKIIVNGEEVMYRKYIYLMMNKPDGVVSATFDKYDETVIDLVDPEYQIFNPFPVGRLDKDTVGLLILTNDGELNHKLISPKYHVNKKYYAEINKPLDEKDVDAFKKGIVIDDGYKCMPAELEIINSSEDGAESYVIIQEGKFHQVKRMFQARGKEVVFLKRVSFGSLILDENLEEGEYRELSAEEIEILKSCKNHI from the coding sequence TTGGAAAGATTGGATAAAGTTCTATCTAATTTAGGGTATGGAACGAGAAAAGAAATAAAATCGCTTGTAAAAAATGGTCTTGTGTCAATAGATGGAAGTGTTGCAAAAGATAATGGTATGAAAGTAGATCCAGAAAAGAATAAAATTATTGTAAATGGTGAAGAAGTAATGTATAGAAAATACATATATCTCATGATGAATAAGCCAGATGGGGTGGTGTCTGCTACTTTCGATAAATATGATGAAACAGTTATTGATTTAGTTGACCCAGAATATCAAATTTTTAATCCTTTTCCTGTGGGAAGATTAGATAAAGATACAGTTGGATTATTGATTTTAACTAATGATGGAGAGTTAAATCATAAACTTATATCTCCTAAATATCATGTTAATAAAAAATACTATGCAGAGATAAATAAGCCTTTAGATGAAAAGGATGTGGATGCTTTTAAAAAAGGCATAGTTATAGATGATGGATATAAGTGTATGCCCGCTGAGCTGGAAATAATAAATTCTAGTGAGGATGGTGCAGAGTCTTATGTAATTATACAGGAAGGAAAGTTTCACCAAGTAAAAAGAATGTTTCAGGCTAGAGGTAAAGAAGTTGTATTTTTAAAGAGGGTTTCCTTTGGTAGTTTAATCTTAGATGAAAATTTAGAAGAAGGTGAATACCGAGAATTATCAGCAGAAGAGATAGAGATATTGAAAAGTTGTAAAAACCATATATAA
- a CDS encoding YerC/YecD family TrpR-related protein, whose amino-acid sequence MSGEYISKLENEEMDFLFDAILKLENKEECYRFFEDICTINEIKALAQRMQVAKMLMERRTYLDIAGTTGASTATISRVNRSLNYGSNGYKLAFDKLNWKP is encoded by the coding sequence ATGAGTGGGGAGTATATATCTAAATTAGAAAATGAGGAAATGGATTTTTTGTTCGACGCTATATTAAAGTTAGAAAATAAAGAAGAGTGCTATAGGTTTTTTGAAGATATATGTACAATAAATGAAATAAAAGCCTTAGCACAGAGAATGCAGGTAGCAAAAATGTTAATGGAGAGAAGAACCTATTTAGATATTGCAGGAACTACAGGAGCAAGTACTGCTACTATAAGTAGGGTAAACAGATCCTTAAATTATGGAAGTAATGGTTATAAATTAGCTTTTGATAAGTTGAATTGGAAACCTTAA
- the pcrA gene encoding DNA helicase PcrA: MELKKLLNREQYEAASTINGPLLILAGAGSGKTRVLTYRIAHMIQDLDIYPSSILAITFTNKAAGEMKERIKALVGDVVDSMWVSTFHSSCVRILRREIDKIGYNKNFAIYDTSDQKVLMKECMKELNINDKDITDREILGKISDQKNNLISAEKFKAENERNYKLNKIADVYLLYQKKLKSNNALDFDDLIFKTVELLKKHKEVLEFYQRKFKYIMVDEYQDTNRAQYELVKLLAAGHRNICVVGDDDQCIYQWRGADIRNILDFEKDYDDAKVVKLEQNYRSKANILNAANEVIRNNAQRKSKVLRTEMENGEKINIYRAYSDMDEAMFVCKTIKNIKKEKNKNFKDFAILYRTNAQSRIFEDIFIKNAVPYRIIGGLKFYDRKEIKDILAYLKLINNPVDDVSLKRIINVPKRAIGDTTVDKVQHFANAIDDCLYSVILDVENVPGLSSRNITSINKFTSLVNSFIANKDEMMVSELIEEIIDKTGYLDSLLKTNTIEDKARIENLKELVSAAVEFENTSEDKSLFAFLEQVTLVSDIDNFNEEADSVVLMTVHSAKGLEFPVVFMVGMENGVFPGMASLNDFNEMEESRRLCYVGITRAKEQLYMTSAESRRVFGRTVCYEESDFIAEIPLKLRERVNLQNNDPRVMARKSVDTGLRNNPHSLRNSFKQFSNHSSKEHNNGWSASGEGKEASENEIVEGRKVRHSTFGVGTVVSKKVTDSGIKITVVFDNYGIKNLMYNKSILEIL; this comes from the coding sequence ATGGAGTTAAAAAAACTTTTAAATAGAGAACAGTATGAAGCAGCTAGTACTATAAATGGCCCTCTTTTAATACTAGCAGGGGCTGGTTCAGGTAAAACGAGAGTATTAACCTATAGAATAGCTCATATGATTCAGGATTTAGATATATATCCTTCTAGCATATTAGCTATAACTTTTACTAATAAGGCTGCAGGGGAAATGAAGGAAAGAATAAAGGCTTTAGTTGGAGATGTGGTGGACAGCATGTGGGTTTCTACATTTCACTCTAGCTGTGTTAGGATTTTGAGAAGAGAGATAGATAAAATAGGTTATAATAAGAATTTTGCCATATATGATACATCAGACCAGAAGGTACTTATGAAAGAGTGTATGAAAGAATTAAATATAAATGATAAGGATATAACGGACAGAGAAATTTTAGGAAAAATATCAGATCAAAAGAATAATTTAATTTCTGCTGAAAAGTTTAAAGCAGAAAATGAAAGAAATTATAAATTAAATAAGATAGCAGATGTATATTTGCTATATCAAAAGAAGTTAAAAAGTAACAATGCTTTGGATTTTGATGATTTGATTTTTAAAACTGTAGAATTATTAAAAAAACATAAGGAAGTTTTAGAATTCTACCAAAGAAAATTTAAATATATAATGGTAGATGAATATCAAGATACCAATAGAGCACAGTATGAACTGGTAAAATTACTAGCAGCAGGTCATAGAAACATATGCGTGGTGGGGGATGATGACCAATGTATTTACCAGTGGAGAGGAGCAGATATAAGGAATATATTAGACTTTGAAAAAGATTATGATGATGCTAAGGTGGTAAAGCTTGAGCAAAATTATAGATCTAAAGCTAACATATTAAATGCTGCCAATGAAGTCATAAGAAATAATGCTCAGAGAAAGAGTAAAGTACTTAGGACGGAAATGGAAAATGGAGAGAAGATAAATATATATAGAGCATATTCCGATATGGATGAAGCTATGTTTGTATGCAAAACTATAAAGAATATAAAGAAAGAGAAGAATAAGAATTTTAAAGATTTTGCTATACTTTATAGAACCAATGCCCAATCTCGTATTTTTGAGGATATATTTATAAAAAATGCTGTACCATATAGAATAATAGGTGGATTAAAATTCTATGATAGAAAAGAAATAAAGGATATATTAGCTTATTTAAAACTTATAAACAACCCTGTGGATGATGTAAGTTTAAAGAGGATAATAAATGTACCTAAAAGAGCCATTGGTGACACTACAGTGGATAAAGTACAACACTTTGCAAATGCTATAGATGATTGCCTTTACAGTGTCATATTAGATGTAGAAAATGTACCAGGATTAAGTTCAAGAAATATAACATCTATAAATAAATTTACAAGCCTTGTAAATAGTTTTATAGCTAATAAGGATGAAATGATGGTTTCAGAACTTATAGAAGAAATAATAGATAAGACAGGATATTTAGATTCTCTTCTAAAAACTAATACTATAGAAGATAAGGCTAGAATAGAAAACTTAAAGGAACTGGTTTCTGCTGCAGTAGAATTTGAGAATACTTCAGAAGATAAAAGCTTATTTGCATTCTTAGAACAAGTTACTCTAGTTTCAGATATAGATAATTTTAATGAAGAAGCAGATTCCGTTGTGCTTATGACAGTACACAGTGCTAAGGGCCTTGAATTTCCAGTGGTGTTTATGGTTGGCATGGAAAATGGAGTGTTTCCAGGCATGGCTTCATTAAATGATTTTAATGAAATGGAGGAATCTAGAAGACTATGTTATGTTGGAATAACAAGAGCTAAAGAACAACTATATATGACATCAGCAGAAAGTAGAAGGGTATTTGGAAGAACTGTATGTTATGAAGAATCCGACTTTATAGCAGAAATACCATTAAAGCTAAGGGAAAGAGTAAATCTTCAAAATAATGATCCTAGAGTGATGGCTAGAAAAAGTGTAGATACAGGACTTAGAAATAATCCTCACAGCCTTAGAAATTCTTTTAAGCAATTTTCCAATCATTCATCGAAAGAACATAACAATGGATGGAGTGCAAGTGGTGAAGGAAAGGAAGCTAGTGAAAATGAGATAGTGGAAGGAAGAAAAGTTAGACATTCTACTTTTGGAGTAGGTACAGTAGTAAGCAAAAAGGTTACTGATAGTGGAATTAAAATCACTGTGGTATTTGACAACTATGGAATAAAGAATCTAATGTATAATAAATCCATATTAGAAATACTATAG